A genomic region of Sander lucioperca isolate FBNREF2018 chromosome 6, SLUC_FBN_1.2, whole genome shotgun sequence contains the following coding sequences:
- the gnat1 gene encoding guanine nucleotide-binding protein G(t) subunit alpha-1, whose translation MGAGASAEEKHSRGLEKKLKEDAERDARTVKLLLLGAGESGKSTIVKQMKIIHQDGYSLEESMEFIVIIYSNTLQSIMAIVKAMSTFNMNYGHPDQQDDARKLMHLADTIEEGTMPKEMSDIILRLWKDSGIQACFERASEYQLNDSAGYYLSDLERLIQPGYVPTEQDVLRSRVKTTGIIETTFGLKDLNFRMFDVGGQRSERKKWIHCFEGVTCIIFIAALSAYDMVLVEDDEVNRMHESLHLFNSICNHRYFATTSIVLFLNKKDVFTEKIKKAHLSMCFPEYDGPNTYEDAGNYIKIQFLDLNLRRDIKEIYSHMTCATDTENVKFVFDAVTDIIIKENLKDCGLF comes from the exons ATGGGGGCTGGAGCAAGCGCCGAGGAGAAACACTCAAGAGGGCTGGAGAAGAAGCTGAAGGAGGATGCCGAGAGGGATGCAAGAACTGttaagctgctgctgctag GCGCTGGAGAATCTGGCAAAAGCACTATCGTCAAACAGATGAA AATTATCCACCAAGATGGCTACTCACTTGAAGAATCCATGGAGTTCATTGTCATCATCTACAGCAACACCCTGCAGTCCATCATGGCCATTGTGAAGGCCATGAGCACATTCAATATGAACTATGGCCACCCTGATCAGCAG GATGATGCCAGGAAACTCATGCACCTTGCAGACACCATTGAGGAAGGAACCATGCCTAAAGAGATGTCAGACATCATTTTGCGCCTATGGAAGGACTCTGGCATTCAAGCGTGCTTTGAAAGGGCCTCAGAGTACCAACTCAATGACTCAGCTGGATA CTACCTGAGTGACTTGGAGCGGCTGATCCAACCAGGCTATGTGCCCACTGAGCAGGATGTGCTGCGATCAAGAGTGAAGACCACTGGTATCATCGAGACCACATTTGGCTTGAAAGATCTCAATTTCAG AATGTTTGATGTGGGTGGCCAGAGGTCAGAGAGGAAGAAGTGGATTCATTGTTTTGAAGGTGTGACCTGTATCATCTTCATTGCTGCTTTGAGCGCCTACGACATGGTGCTGGTGGAGGATGATGAAGTG AATCGAATGCACGAGAGTCTGCACTTGTTCAACAGTATCTGCAACCACCGCTACTTCGCCACCACCTCCATTGTACTCTTCCTCAACAAGAAAGATGTGTTCACTGAGAAGATCAAGAAAGCTCATCTCAGCATGTGCTTCCCTGAATACGATG GCCCCAATACATATGAGGATGCTGGTAACTACATCAAAATTCAGTTCTTAGACCTGAACCTGCGCCGAGACATCAAAGAAATCTACTCTCACATGACCTGTGCAACAGACACAGAGAACGTGAAGTTTGTGTTTGACGCTGTAACCGACATCATAATCAAAGAAAACCTGAAAGATTGTGGTCTCTTCTAA
- the edem1 gene encoding ER degradation-enhancing alpha-mannosidase-like protein 1, whose product MQWRSIVVGLVVLRLSLSCVLWLAFGLGPNVSWGFNFPLGFSLHKLDLLFRDEKGIDPKGNSWSQRIHGHIHENAATTCANVGEASTKRSYLSFFDGNKDEYVRRYSSFPDTLKAKMKDMAKDMFYFGYDNYMKYAFPEDELNPIDCKGRGPDVLNPSNININDVLGNYSLTLIDTLDTLLVLGNVTEFHKAVKLVIDTVSFDKDSTVQVFEANIRILGSLISSHILLTDPKHPFGKVGFDDYDNELLHMAHDLAVRLLPAFENTSTGIPYPRVNLKTGVPPDSINETCTAGAGSLLVEFGILSRLIGDSTFEWVARRAVRALWNLRSNETGLLGNVVNIQTGQWVSKQSGLGAGMDSFYEYLLKSYLLFGEKEDYRMFQAAYESIHNHMRRGRESCNEGEGDPPLYVNVNMFSGEIMNTWIDSLQAFFPGLQVLNGDVDNAICLHAFYYAIWKRFGALPERYNWQLQAPDVLFYPLRPELVESTYLLYQATKNPFYLHVGMDILQSLEKNAKVRCGYATLHHVVDKSKEDRMESFFLSETCKYLYLLFDEDNPLHKSDNKYIFTTEGHVVPIDKRFREKQWNDLFPCEEGVLAEQEPNKRPPPSNTSNCNRIPEERRYTLPLKSVYMRQIDNMVGLF is encoded by the exons ATGCAATGGAGGTCAATAGTAGTTGGTCTGGTTGTATTGAGACTCTCCCTCAGCTGTGTGCTGTGGCTAGCTTTCGGACTGGGACCTAACGTTAGCTGGGGGTTCAACTTCCCACTCGGTTTCAGTTTGCACAAATTAGACTTGTTATTCAGGGACGAAAAAGGGATCGACCCGAAGGGTAACTCGTGGTCTCAACGAATACACGGTCACATACATGAAAATGCGGCAACCACCTGCGCAAATGTTGGAGAGGCGTCAACCAAGAGATCCTACCTGAGCTTCTTCGATGGCAACAAGGACGAGTACGTCCGGAGATACAGCTCCTTCCCAGACACACTGAAAGCAAAAATGAAGGACATGGCCAAAGACATGTTTTATTTCGGGTATGACAATTACATGAAATATGCCTTTCCCGAGGACGAGCTGAATCCCATTGACTGTAAAGGGAGGGGACCAGACGTGCTAAACCC GTCAAACATCAACATAAATGACGTCTTGGGGAACTACTCCCTTACACTCATCGACACCTTAGACACCCTACTG GTGCTCGGCAATGTGACAGAGTTCCACAAAGCTGTCAAGCTGGTTATAGATACTGTATCTTTTGACAAGGACTCAACTGTGCAAGTTTTTGAGGCAAACATCAG GATCCTGGGCAGCCTTATCTCATCTCACATCCTGCTGACGGACCCGAAACATCCATTTGGCAAGGTCGGCTTTGACGATTACGATAATGAGCTGCTTCACATGGCTCATGACTTGGCTGTCCGCTTACTGCCGGCCTTTGAGAATACCAGCACAGGCATTCCTTACCCCCGG GTGAATCTGAAGACTGGCGTTCCTCCTGATAGCATCAATGAGACTTGTACTGCAGGAGCTGGGTccctgctggtggagtttgggaTTTTGAGCCGCTTGATTGGAGATTCCACATTTGAGTGGGTAGCCAGACGAGCCGTCAGAGCTCTGTGGAACCTGAGGAGCAACGAAACCGGTCTGTTGG GGAATGTAGTGAATATCCAAACAGGCCAGTGGGTTAGCAAGCAGAGTGGTCTGGGAGCCGGTATGGATTCCTTCTATGAGTATTTGCTGAAATCGTACTTACTTTTTGGTGAAAAAGAGGACTACAGGATGTTCCAAGCTGCTTATGAGAGCATTCACAACCACATGAGGAGAGG GAGAGAGTCATGTAATGAAGGAGAGGGTGACCCACCTCTGTATGTTAATGTGAACATGTTCAGCGGTGAAATAATGAACACCTGGATTGACTCCCTTCAGGCCTTCTTTCCTGGGCTGCAG GTGCTGAATGGTGATGTAGATAATGCAATTTGCCTGCACGCCTTCTACTATGCCATCTGGAAGCGCTTTGGGGCTTTGCCAGAGAGATACAACTGGCAGCTGCAGGCTCCTGATGTGCTCTTCTACCCCTTAAGACCAGAGCTGGTGGAGTCAACCTATCTGCTGTACCAG GCGACCAAAAATCCTTTCTATTTACATGTTGGAATGGATATCCTTCAGAGCCTTGAGAAAAATGCCAAAGTCAG ATGTGGGTATGCCACTCTCCACCATGTTGTGGACAAATCCAAAGAGGATCGCATGGAGAGCTTCTTCCTCAGTGAGACATGCAAATACCTTTACCTG CTGTTCGATGAGGACAACCCACTTCACAAATCCGACAACAAGTACATCTTCACTACAGAGGGCCATGTTGTGCCTATAGACAAGCGCTTCAGGGAGAAACAGTGGAACGACTTGTTTCCTTGTGAAGAGGGAGTGCTGGCAGAGCAAGAGCCAAACAAGCGGCCACCACCGAGCAACACCAGCAAT TGCAACAGGATCCCAGAGGAGCGACGGTACACTCTGCCATTAAAGAGTGTCTACATGAGGCAGATCGATAACATGGTGGGACTTTTCTGA